The following proteins are encoded in a genomic region of Candidatus Cloacimonadota bacterium:
- a CDS encoding 2-oxoacid:acceptor oxidoreductase family protein, producing the protein MVEIRMHGRGGQGAVKASIILAEAAFQGGKYVQAFPRFGVERRGAPIEAFTRIDDKPVQIRSQIYFPNGIIVLDPTLIEVVDVTKGLKKGGWILINSNKKPEEFDFGNDYKIYTVDATDIAVQNKLGSQAAPIVNTAIVGAFAKISGMISLEEVNQGIENSIPRFKEANKKAAQEAFESVHM; encoded by the coding sequence ATGGTAGAAATCCGTATGCACGGACGAGGTGGTCAGGGAGCTGTAAAAGCCTCAATAATTCTGGCAGAAGCTGCTTTTCAAGGTGGCAAATATGTTCAAGCATTTCCTCGATTCGGTGTTGAGCGTCGTGGTGCTCCGATAGAAGCATTCACACGAATTGATGACAAACCGGTCCAAATCCGTTCTCAAATCTATTTTCCCAACGGAATAATTGTTCTTGATCCCACTCTGATCGAAGTTGTGGATGTTACAAAAGGTTTAAAAAAAGGTGGTTGGATATTAATCAACTCCAACAAAAAACCTGAAGAATTCGACTTTGGTAACGACTACAAAATTTATACTGTAGATGCCACAGATATTGCAGTTCAAAACAAACTTGGCTCGCAAGCCGCTCCAATAGTGAATACCGCAATTGTAGGCGCATTTGCCAAAATTAGCGGAATGATCTCTTTGGAAGAAGTAAATCAGGGAATCGAGAATTCCATCCCAAGATTCAAAGAAGCAAACAAAAAAGCCGCGCAAGAGGCTTTCGAATCTGTTCACATGTAG
- a CDS encoding 4Fe-4S binding protein → MPPMPASLGMMTHNKTGSWRNVKPVINYEKCINCYICWKFCPEPAIDIRDEKPVINYDYCKGCMMCAEECPTNAIDTVVEGK, encoded by the coding sequence ATGCCTCCTATGCCTGCTTCTTTGGGTATGATGACCCATAACAAAACCGGAAGCTGGCGAAACGTGAAGCCTGTAATAAATTACGAAAAATGTATCAACTGTTATATCTGTTGGAAATTTTGTCCGGAACCGGCAATTGACATAAGAGATGAAAAACCGGTTATAAATTATGATTATTGCAAAGGATGTATGATGTGTGCTGAAGAATGTCCGACAAATGCAATTGATACTGTAGTGGAGGGAAAATGA
- the porA gene encoding pyruvate ferredoxin oxidoreductase has protein sequence MKKTMMGNFAASWGAQLSRAQVIAAYPITPQTLIVEKLSEIVADGKLDAEFIKVESEHSAMSACIGASAAGARAYTATSAQGLALMHEMLHWAALARLPIVMTNVNRAMAPGWSIWADQNDSLAQRDTGWMQIYSSSAQDILDSTMIAYKVSEKVLLPTMISFDAFFLSHTVEVVDMPEQKLIDEFLPPYNPEYKLDIQDPRSFGALTDQNHYYEFRYKMQNAMDDALIEFKKAGAEYEKLTGRKYDFIHPYRCDDADLIMVTSGTISETTNVAVDRLREQGKKVGNLKIRMIRPYPKQDVIEALKNCGKIAVIDRNISCGYHGIFSQELKAALYGELETPVWGLIAGLGGRDVQVENIMKMADDTLKSDTPKDIIWEGVKR, from the coding sequence ATGAAGAAAACAATGATGGGTAACTTTGCAGCCTCTTGGGGAGCACAGCTCTCCCGTGCCCAAGTTATCGCTGCATATCCAATAACCCCGCAAACATTGATTGTAGAAAAATTATCTGAAATAGTAGCGGATGGTAAACTTGATGCTGAATTCATAAAAGTTGAATCCGAGCATTCTGCTATGTCCGCTTGCATCGGTGCTTCTGCTGCTGGTGCTCGCGCTTATACGGCTACAAGTGCCCAAGGTTTGGCTCTGATGCACGAGATGTTACATTGGGCTGCCCTCGCTCGTTTACCAATCGTGATGACAAACGTAAACAGAGCAATGGCACCAGGTTGGTCAATTTGGGCTGATCAAAATGATAGTTTGGCTCAGAGAGATACCGGCTGGATGCAAATCTACTCTTCCAGCGCTCAGGATATTTTGGATTCAACTATGATCGCTTACAAAGTTAGTGAAAAAGTATTGCTTCCTACAATGATCTCATTTGACGCTTTTTTCCTCTCTCACACCGTTGAAGTAGTTGATATGCCCGAACAGAAACTTATTGACGAATTTCTTCCCCCGTATAATCCCGAATATAAATTAGATATTCAAGATCCTCGTTCATTCGGTGCTCTTACCGATCAAAATCACTATTACGAATTTCGTTACAAAATGCAAAATGCGATGGATGACGCTCTAATCGAATTCAAAAAAGCCGGCGCAGAATACGAAAAACTCACCGGCAGAAAATATGATTTCATTCATCCTTACAGATGTGATGATGCTGACCTTATTATGGTTACTTCAGGCACAATTTCAGAAACCACGAATGTTGCTGTTGATCGTCTTCGTGAACAGGGTAAAAAAGTTGGTAACCTCAAAATCCGCATGATCAGACCATATCCAAAACAGGATGTGATAGAAGCTTTGAAAAACTGCGGTAAAATTGCTGTAATCGACAGAAATATTTCTTGTGGTTATCATGGAATTTTCTCTCAGGAATTGAAGGCTGCTCTTTATGGCGAATTAGAAACTCCGGTATGGGGTTTGATCGCCGGACTCGGTGGAAGAGATGTTCAGGTTGAAAATATCATGAAAATGGCAGATGATACTCTGAAGAGTGATACTCCAAAAGATATTATTTGGGAAGGAGTAAAAAGATGA